The genomic interval TCCCCTTTCCCCTTTCCCTTTTCCCCTTTCTCTTTCCCGATTAGGGATAGAAACACATTTTGGGTAATCCCAAAGTTTCGTCCCATCCCATCATCAGGTTCAAGCATTGAAGAGCTTGTCCTGCTTGACCTTTCATTAAGTTATCAATAACGGACATCACGATTACTCGATCGGTGCGGGGATCGACTTCCACACCGATGTAACAAAGGTTAGTACCGCAAACCCATTTAGTTTGGGGATACACGCCACCTGGTAATACTTTCACCCAAGGAGCGTTGCGATAGAAGGCGTTATATATGGTAATTAAGTCTTCTCGCACTAGCCCCGGATCTCTAAGGGTGGCATAGACGGTAGATAAAATACCCCGCACCATTGGAATTAGGTGGGGAGTAAACTGCACTTGTACTTGATGTCCGGCTAAGTCGCTACAGATTTCTTCAATTTCTGGCGTATGTCTATGGCGTGCAACACCGTAAGCTCCTAAAGAATTATCTGCTTCTGCTAACAATAGATGGGTTTTGGCTTGTCTTCCACCGCCAGAAGTGCCGGATTTGGCATCGATAATCGCGGTTTCGGGCAAAATCAGCCCTTGTTTGAGCAGTGGAGAAAGCGCCAGCAAACTGGCGGTGGGATAGCAACCGGGACATCCGACGAGTTGGGCAGATGCAATGCGATCGCGATAGAGTTCTGGTAATCCATAAACTGCCGATCCCGCT from Leptolyngbyaceae cyanobacterium carries:
- the argC gene encoding N-acetyl-gamma-glutamyl-phosphate reductase, translated to MGDNGRVPVGIIGASGYGGVQLVRLLLEHPGVELVYLGGESSAGKSFSDLYPHMGPFVDLTIEPIDLENIASRCQVVFLSLPNGLACQMAPTLLEKGCKVLDLSADYRFSEIETYTQWYGGERNDREIAGSAVYGLPELYRDRIASAQLVGCPGCYPTASLLALSPLLKQGLILPETAIIDAKSGTSGGGRQAKTHLLLAEADNSLGAYGVARHRHTPEIEEICSDLAGHQVQVQFTPHLIPMVRGILSTVYATLRDPGLVREDLITIYNAFYRNAPWVKVLPGGVYPQTKWVCGTNLCYIGVEVDPRTDRVIVMSVIDNLMKGQAGQALQCLNLMMGWDETLGLPKMCFYP